One genomic window of Gossypium hirsutum isolate 1008001.06 chromosome D11, Gossypium_hirsutum_v2.1, whole genome shotgun sequence includes the following:
- the LOC107941669 gene encoding dirigent protein 15, translating into MEKQMIFAWAMIFCLAVAPVYGQYYSKTIKAGPRVEKMTRLRFFYHDIPSGKNPTTFLIAQANITQDFFSPSPYGSLYSMDDPLTLEPERTSKMVGNAQGLYLALSRDPTKFTAVFYADFAFTIGKFKGSSFSLFSRYPLTDFVPGPDVIREMAIVGGTGAFRMATGFALFRATSSNSRTGDASLEVDVTLYHY; encoded by the coding sequence atggaaaaacaGATGATATTTGCATGGGCAATGATATTTTGCCTCGCCGTAGCACCGGTCTATGGCCAATACTACTCCAAAACTATCAAGGCAGGTCCTCGGGTGGAAAAGATGACCCGACTTCGCTTCTTCTACCACGATATTCCCAGTGGTAAAAATCCTACTACATTCCTCATAGCTCAGGCCAACATCACCCAAGATTTCTTTTCCCCATCCCCATACGGAAGCTTGTATTCAATGGATGATCCCCTCACTCTAGAGCCTGAACGAACATCCAAGATGGTTGGAAATGCCCAAGGGCTGTACCTAGCACTAAGTCGAGACCCTACCAAGTTCACGGCGGTTTTTTACGCTGATTTTGCGTTTACCATTGGCAAGTTCAAGGGGAGCTCCTTTAGCTTGTTCTCACGATATCCCCTCACAGATTTTGTTCCTGGCCCTGACGTAATTCGTGAAATGGCAATAGTGGGAGGGACAGGTGCGTTTAGGATGGCCACAGGGTTTGCACTATTTCGGGCCACTTCTTCCAACTCCAGGACTGGAGATGCCAGTCTCGAGGTCGATGTTACTTTGTACCACTACTAA